The proteins below are encoded in one region of Flammeovirga kamogawensis:
- a CDS encoding glycoside hydrolase family 2 TIM barrel-domain containing protein, whose product MLRIYITIATFLMSLTLYAQQNDWENEHIFEVNKLAARVPSYSFTSKEDALNGDRTKAKMLSLNGKWKFSYVEKAALKSEDFFKQDFNSKKWDDIEVPSSWEMKGYGQPIYTNITYPFTPNILDPNLKYDWKGPQPPLPPTIQRDNPVGSYIKEFTLPSEWKDESIIIHFGGVSSAFYIWVNGKKVGYSQGSRLAAEFDITEYVVKGKNKVALQVFRYSDGSYLEDQDMWRLSGIHREVMLLAQPKIALQDFYVKTKLDAQYKDAKLEISPKLWVKNNPKELQNMSLTGMLFDENDKPVLEQEMKVNLLKVYNHRYPPRDVPKFALLEANIKSPKKWTSETPNLYTLVLSVVDANNKVIESRSQKIGFRTVTFSKENALLINGKETLLMGVNRHDHHHLRGKGITREDIEEEVKMIKRFNFNAVRTSHYPNDPYFLELCNKYGLYIMDEANIECHHLGSYIPFQPSWSAPIMSRVYRMVERDKNEPSVISWSLGNESGTGPAFAAAAAWVKDFDPTRFVHYEGAQGDPLDPAYIEGDNVGYSSQNWDAMANPNDKAWVDVVSRMYPNLDQLVNLGTSKHITRPVIMCEYMHAMGNSVGGLGEFWDEIRARPNLIGGFIWDFRDQGIEKVGPDGKKFFAYGGDFGDKPNDSNFCINGLFTADLKPHPHAFEAKFVNQPAEINLVNSEEGTVSVLNRLIENNLNQYSLKWTLSANGKVMKEGSLEEFDIPAGTSKVLKIPYGEVNFIPSADYYLRISLHQKSANFWAEAGYEVAKTQLLLKARSEEVDHEASLENVKLVLNVATDAFNISGEGLSASISKKTGRLTSYKLDGEEHILSPLKANFSRPSIDNDKRGQSNKMMVGSRKVWKGLEDKATEIKVELVKNSTEMCMVKVTKLFPNSIKLITQYRINKNKVIDVEMELFASTELSDMIRFGATMGISKKLINTLYYGNGPFESYSDRKRAVEMDEYKFETKQLFYNYVYPQENGNRTDVSWLKIENKKHKGIQINGSPKFNFSVWPYTAENIDNADHPYDLKEENFYTLNIDLMQTGLGGTLSYTLPQYRLKSGNYTFAFSIGPSTGNQQKEF is encoded by the coding sequence ATGCTTAGAATTTATATAACAATAGCCACTTTTTTAATGTCTCTGACATTATATGCTCAACAGAATGATTGGGAGAACGAGCATATTTTTGAAGTAAATAAGCTAGCAGCAAGAGTGCCAAGTTATTCTTTTACTTCTAAAGAAGATGCTTTAAATGGAGACAGAACTAAAGCGAAAATGTTGTCGCTTAATGGAAAGTGGAAGTTTAGTTATGTAGAGAAAGCAGCATTAAAATCTGAAGATTTTTTTAAACAAGATTTTAATAGTAAAAAATGGGATGATATTGAGGTACCTTCAAGTTGGGAAATGAAAGGGTACGGTCAGCCGATTTATACGAATATTACGTATCCTTTTACACCAAATATTTTAGATCCCAATTTAAAATATGATTGGAAAGGACCACAACCTCCTTTACCTCCAACAATACAAAGGGACAACCCCGTTGGGAGCTACATTAAAGAATTTACATTGCCTTCAGAATGGAAAGATGAGTCTATCATTATCCATTTTGGAGGTGTATCTTCTGCATTTTACATTTGGGTAAATGGTAAGAAAGTTGGTTATAGTCAGGGGTCTCGATTAGCAGCAGAATTCGATATTACAGAATATGTTGTAAAAGGAAAAAATAAAGTAGCATTACAAGTCTTTAGATATTCTGATGGAAGTTATTTAGAAGATCAAGATATGTGGAGATTATCAGGAATCCATAGAGAGGTAATGCTATTGGCTCAACCAAAAATTGCTTTGCAAGATTTTTATGTGAAGACAAAATTGGATGCTCAATACAAAGATGCAAAGTTAGAAATAAGTCCTAAATTATGGGTAAAAAATAACCCAAAAGAGTTACAGAATATGTCTTTAACAGGCATGTTGTTTGATGAAAATGACAAACCTGTTTTAGAGCAAGAAATGAAGGTGAATCTTCTGAAAGTATACAACCATAGGTATCCGCCAAGAGATGTTCCTAAATTTGCATTGCTTGAAGCTAACATCAAAAGTCCTAAAAAATGGACCTCAGAAACACCTAATTTATATACTTTAGTTTTATCAGTGGTAGATGCAAATAATAAAGTAATAGAATCTAGGTCTCAAAAAATTGGTTTCAGAACAGTAACTTTTAGTAAAGAAAATGCATTACTAATTAACGGGAAAGAAACATTATTGATGGGAGTTAACAGACATGATCACCATCATTTAAGAGGTAAAGGAATTACGAGAGAAGATATTGAGGAGGAGGTTAAAATGATAAAGCGTTTTAATTTTAATGCGGTAAGAACTTCCCATTATCCAAATGATCCTTATTTCTTAGAATTATGCAATAAATACGGATTGTATATAATGGACGAAGCGAATATTGAATGTCATCATTTAGGCAGTTATATTCCGTTCCAACCTTCTTGGTCTGCTCCAATTATGAGTAGAGTATATAGAATGGTAGAAAGAGATAAAAATGAGCCGAGTGTTATTTCATGGTCATTAGGAAATGAATCTGGAACAGGCCCAGCGTTTGCAGCAGCTGCTGCGTGGGTTAAAGATTTTGATCCAACAAGATTTGTACATTACGAAGGGGCACAAGGAGATCCATTAGATCCTGCTTACATTGAAGGTGATAATGTTGGTTACTCGTCACAGAATTGGGATGCAATGGCCAATCCAAATGATAAAGCTTGGGTAGATGTGGTAAGTAGAATGTACCCAAATTTGGATCAGTTAGTTAATTTAGGAACAAGCAAACACATTACCCGACCTGTAATAATGTGTGAGTATATGCATGCTATGGGTAATTCTGTAGGTGGTTTAGGTGAATTTTGGGATGAAATAAGAGCACGTCCAAATCTCATAGGAGGATTTATTTGGGATTTTAGAGATCAAGGTATTGAAAAAGTTGGACCTGATGGTAAAAAGTTTTTTGCTTACGGTGGTGATTTTGGTGATAAACCAAACGATTCTAATTTTTGTATCAATGGCTTATTCACTGCAGATTTAAAACCACACCCTCATGCATTTGAAGCAAAGTTTGTGAATCAACCGGCAGAGATTAATTTAGTAAATTCAGAAGAAGGGACCGTTTCAGTTTTAAATAGATTAATCGAAAATAACTTAAATCAGTATTCGCTTAAGTGGACACTTTCTGCAAATGGTAAAGTGATGAAAGAAGGTAGTTTAGAAGAATTTGATATTCCAGCAGGAACTTCTAAAGTATTAAAAATCCCTTATGGTGAAGTTAACTTTATACCATCAGCAGACTATTATTTACGTATTAGTCTTCATCAAAAAAGTGCAAATTTTTGGGCAGAAGCTGGTTATGAGGTGGCAAAAACACAACTACTTTTAAAAGCTCGTAGTGAGGAGGTAGATCATGAAGCTAGTTTAGAAAATGTAAAACTTGTTCTAAATGTAGCAACCGATGCATTTAATATTTCTGGAGAAGGTTTATCAGCATCTATATCTAAAAAAACAGGAAGATTAACATCATACAAATTAGATGGAGAGGAGCATATTTTATCTCCATTAAAAGCTAATTTTAGTAGACCTTCAATTGATAATGATAAAAGAGGTCAGAGTAATAAAATGATGGTAGGTTCTAGAAAGGTATGGAAAGGATTAGAAGATAAAGCAACAGAAATTAAAGTAGAATTAGTGAAAAATTCTACAGAAATGTGTATGGTAAAAGTGACAAAATTATTTCCTAATTCTATAAAATTAATAACACAGTACCGTATAAATAAAAATAAAGTTATTGATGTAGAAATGGAATTATTTGCATCAACAGAATTAAGTGATATGATCCGTTTTGGGGCAACAATGGGAATTAGCAAAAAACTAATAAATACATTGTATTACGGAAATGGTCCCTTTGAATCATACAGTGATAGAAAAAGAGCTGTTGAAATGGATGAATATAAATTTGAGACAAAACAACTGTTCTATAATTATGTTTACCCACAAGAAAATGGGAACAGAACGGATGTGTCTTGGTTAAAAATAGAGAATAAAAAACACAAGGGAATTCAAATAAATGGAAGCCCAAAATTCAATTTTTCTGTATGGCCATACACTGCAGAAAACATAGACAATGCAGACCATCCTTATGATCTTAAAGAAGAAAACTTTTACACGTTAAATATAGATTTAATGCAAACAGGTTTAGGAGGGACTTTGTCTTATACATTACCGCAATACAGACTTAAATCTGGAAATTATACTTTTGCATTTAGTATTGGTCCTAGTACAGGAAATCAGCAAAAAGAATTTTAA
- a CDS encoding family 16 glycosylhydrolase — MNIYKILLSTLLFISFSYTAIAQVLPAVHKDKVWDLKEGYSDEFDDLDLQKWTNDPDDWGVWSWEPELAYVDNGTLKIKMIQETHRRNTTYGQNEELYYKSGIIRNAQPMTYGYFEAKIKGCDRFPGASPAFWMYSINSPDPTEDGQAKYAEIDVVELTQREWSSETKDWEGPEAIDMNLHAIAREEGQLIQVRPHSSKEIAQNKWYADFDPRDEYHTYGVLNRVDSIFWYVDGVERGRKENLYWHLPMYVTVSMGLRSPFVKYVNGVRFPVEEETTQEGFPTEMLCDYVRVWEAQPQVNAITENYTNKKFGKNDLLTFECQIDAGSGFVAKEKLTVRLLEKDTDGNVINELIVSDNTIIGKTEGNAEAVFDISGLTTTAGLPTGNYYALQATFETTKNGGETASLVDEIKGIEIVDEVTALDRFRENIFISPNPVENELSVKGINGQYELYIYDVIGKIKIQTTTEMSTALNVSSLSKGLYFIKVVQNGEEYVCRFLKK; from the coding sequence ATGAACATTTACAAAATACTTCTTTCGACACTACTTTTTATTAGCTTTTCATATACAGCTATTGCACAAGTGCTTCCAGCAGTACATAAAGATAAAGTTTGGGACCTTAAAGAGGGTTACTCTGATGAATTTGATGACCTAGACCTTCAAAAATGGACAAACGATCCAGACGATTGGGGTGTTTGGTCTTGGGAGCCAGAATTAGCTTATGTTGATAATGGAACTTTAAAAATTAAAATGATTCAGGAAACGCACAGACGTAATACAACTTATGGGCAGAACGAAGAATTGTACTATAAATCGGGTATTATTAGAAATGCCCAACCAATGACTTATGGTTACTTTGAAGCAAAAATAAAAGGATGTGATCGTTTTCCTGGGGCAAGTCCTGCATTCTGGATGTACAGTATAAACTCACCTGATCCAACAGAAGACGGTCAGGCAAAATATGCTGAAATTGACGTTGTAGAATTAACGCAAAGAGAATGGAGTTCTGAAACAAAAGATTGGGAAGGACCAGAAGCAATAGATATGAACCTACATGCTATAGCAAGAGAAGAGGGACAGTTAATTCAAGTAAGACCACACTCTTCTAAAGAAATTGCTCAAAATAAATGGTATGCAGATTTTGATCCGAGAGATGAGTATCATACATATGGCGTCTTAAACAGAGTGGATTCTATTTTTTGGTATGTTGATGGCGTAGAAAGAGGGCGAAAAGAAAATTTATATTGGCATTTACCAATGTATGTAACTGTATCTATGGGGTTAAGGTCACCATTTGTAAAATACGTAAACGGTGTTCGTTTTCCTGTAGAAGAAGAAACAACTCAAGAAGGTTTCCCAACAGAAATGTTGTGTGATTATGTACGTGTTTGGGAAGCTCAACCTCAAGTAAATGCAATTACTGAAAATTATACAAATAAGAAGTTTGGTAAAAATGATTTACTCACTTTTGAATGTCAAATAGATGCAGGGAGTGGGTTTGTTGCAAAAGAAAAATTAACGGTTCGTTTGTTAGAAAAAGATACAGATGGGAATGTTATTAACGAATTAATAGTTTCTGATAATACTATAATTGGAAAAACAGAAGGTAATGCAGAAGCTGTATTTGATATCTCTGGTTTAACTACAACCGCAGGTTTACCAACAGGTAACTATTATGCTTTACAGGCTACTTTTGAAACTACAAAAAACGGTGGAGAAACAGCGTCTCTTGTAGATGAAATTAAAGGTATTGAAATTGTTGATGAGGTTACTGCATTAGATAGATTTAGAGAAAATATTTTTATTAGCCCTAATCCTGTAGAAAACGAACTTTCTGTAAAAGGTATTAACGGACAATATGAATTATACATCTATGATGTGATTGGGAAAATCAAAATACAAACAACAACTGAAATGAGTACTGCTTTAAATGTAAGTTCACTTTCTAAGGGTCTTTATTTTATCAAGGTAGTTCAAAATGGTGAAGAGTATGTGTGCCGATTTTTAAAGAAATAA
- a CDS encoding AraC family transcriptional regulator, translated as MMKLVFKNSDSQVNRKIEITKRTKGCQDETWHYHHQYELIYIVKSQGVRFVGDNVSPFDTGDLVLVGPNLPHLWKDEIVSGSDDVEIIVIKFEGDFIGKGTFDRPVFNNINHLLELSRFGVCFPKAQSLMLKDEIENLVNLSLAEQVIKLLGLLNKLSEMEGKEILSTSDMRQNKNCNSERIDRVLSYVSDHYDKDIDLQEIADIACLTTNSFCRFFKKSTKKSFRQYLNEVRIKNASRLLIQENYQISDVCYEVGFNSITNFNKQFKQIIGKTPKEYRMAI; from the coding sequence ATGATGAAATTAGTTTTTAAAAATTCCGACAGTCAAGTAAATAGAAAGATTGAAATTACTAAAAGAACTAAGGGGTGTCAGGATGAAACTTGGCATTACCACCATCAATATGAACTGATCTATATAGTAAAGAGTCAGGGAGTACGATTTGTAGGAGATAATGTATCTCCATTTGATACAGGAGATTTAGTATTAGTAGGTCCTAATTTACCACATCTATGGAAAGATGAGATAGTATCAGGCTCAGATGATGTTGAAATTATTGTGATAAAGTTTGAAGGAGATTTTATTGGTAAAGGAACTTTTGATAGACCAGTATTTAACAATATAAATCACCTTTTAGAATTATCAAGATTTGGAGTTTGTTTTCCAAAAGCACAAAGCTTGATGTTAAAAGATGAAATTGAAAACTTAGTCAATTTATCTCTTGCAGAACAGGTAATTAAACTTTTGGGACTTTTAAATAAGTTATCTGAAATGGAAGGAAAAGAAATTTTATCTACCTCTGATATGAGGCAAAACAAAAACTGTAATTCAGAGAGAATTGACAGAGTGTTGTCTTATGTATCCGATCATTATGATAAAGATATTGATCTTCAGGAAATAGCAGATATAGCGTGTTTAACAACGAATTCTTTTTGTAGATTTTTTAAGAAATCAACCAAGAAATCGTTCAGACAATATTTAAACGAAGTGCGTATAAAAAATGCAAGTCGATTATTAATACAAGAAAATTATCAGATATCTGATGTATGCTATGAAGTTGGGTTTAACTCGATCACCAATTTTAATAAACAGTTTAAACAAATTATAGGAAAAACGCCAAAAGAGTACCGTATGGCAATATAA
- a CDS encoding MFS transporter: MKPHKYILPIIVISQFFCTSLWFAGNGVMYDLMVNFNLKESALGYLTSSVQFGFIGGTLIFAFLSIADRFSPSKVFFVCALFGALFNVCTILDINTYTSILGFRFLTGFFLAGIYPVGMKIAADYYEKGLGKSLSFLVGALVIGTAFPHLLKDIKGALPWEFVLITTSSLAVIGGLLMLLLVPNGPYRKASTTIDLKAIPSVFKKQNFRSAAFGYFGHMWELYSFWAFVPYLLQTYKNLHAETTYSIPLLSFIIIGSGSIGCIIGGYLANRISVKKVAIFALLSSGICCVISPFLFSVQSEIIFFTFLIFWGMVVIADSPLFSTMVAQNAPSALKGTALTIVNCIGFLLTIFSIQLIDKLRLLTDNPSILVALAIGPFLGLVGLMSKGTSNNLETVS, encoded by the coding sequence ATGAAACCTCATAAATACATTCTTCCTATAATTGTCATTTCTCAGTTTTTTTGTACTTCACTTTGGTTTGCAGGCAATGGGGTAATGTATGATTTGATGGTAAACTTTAACCTCAAAGAAAGTGCACTAGGCTACCTTACTTCTAGTGTTCAGTTTGGATTTATAGGAGGCACTTTAATATTTGCATTTTTATCTATTGCAGACCGTTTCTCTCCTTCTAAAGTATTTTTTGTTTGTGCTTTATTTGGTGCTCTATTTAATGTCTGTACTATTTTAGATATTAATACCTATACTAGTATTCTTGGTTTTAGATTTCTTACCGGATTTTTTTTAGCAGGCATCTATCCTGTGGGAATGAAAATAGCTGCTGATTATTATGAAAAAGGACTAGGGAAATCTCTCAGTTTTTTAGTTGGAGCATTAGTGATCGGTACTGCTTTTCCGCATTTACTAAAAGATATAAAAGGTGCTCTTCCTTGGGAGTTTGTCTTAATTACCACTTCTTCCTTAGCCGTTATAGGTGGTCTACTCATGTTACTCTTAGTACCTAATGGACCTTATAGAAAAGCTAGTACTACTATAGATTTAAAAGCTATTCCTAGTGTTTTTAAAAAGCAAAATTTCAGGTCTGCTGCATTTGGATATTTTGGGCACATGTGGGAGCTTTATTCTTTTTGGGCTTTTGTTCCCTATTTACTTCAGACTTATAAAAATTTGCATGCAGAAACAACTTATTCCATACCACTTTTATCGTTTATAATTATTGGTAGCGGTAGTATTGGCTGTATAATAGGTGGTTATTTAGCGAATAGAATTAGTGTAAAAAAAGTAGCAATATTTGCTTTATTATCCTCTGGTATTTGTTGTGTAATTTCTCCTTTCCTCTTTTCTGTTCAATCAGAAATTATATTTTTTACATTTCTTATTTTCTGGGGTATGGTTGTTATTGCAGATTCGCCTCTTTTTTCTACCATGGTAGCTCAAAATGCTCCATCAGCATTAAAAGGAACAGCCCTTACAATTGTTAATTGCATTGGTTTTTTACTCACTATTTTTAGTATTCAACTAATTGATAAATTAAGGTTGTTAACGGATAACCCAAGTATATTAGTAGCACTTGCAATTGGTCCATTTTTAGGGTTAGTAGGGTTAATGAGTAAGGGTACTTCTAATAATCTAGAAACGGTAAGTTAA
- a CDS encoding DMT family transporter yields the protein MKFLLLFLIAIIWGSQFILNDDALQVITPFELAFYRVLFGCITLTLLLKLPMVKEPKIKWTKKLIYLLIALTFCESVVPFILNGYGQQEVSSAVTSVLMASIPLMTILLERIINKRKIKAIELIGLFVGFVGLIVLVYQDLITTENVNVLSIVFILIGAFSFSLALLLMSRIPTDISSLRFTRAILLSSSIIILPLTVSDNHFSAIDSDLWLKLMLLGSFASGIVYYMYLSLVRSSGSTFTSLTNYLVPAIGITLGVIIQGDNFSTGHFVGFVIIIIGLILVNVPNLKKDSV from the coding sequence ATGAAGTTCTTATTGTTGTTTCTAATAGCTATAATTTGGGGTAGTCAATTTATATTAAATGATGATGCCCTTCAAGTAATTACACCTTTTGAATTGGCTTTTTATAGAGTCTTATTTGGTTGCATAACTTTAACTTTACTTTTAAAGTTACCTATGGTGAAAGAACCAAAAATCAAATGGACAAAAAAACTAATATATCTACTAATAGCACTTACATTTTGCGAAAGTGTTGTTCCATTTATTCTTAATGGCTATGGGCAACAAGAGGTTTCTAGTGCGGTAACCTCTGTACTTATGGCAAGTATTCCATTAATGACAATCTTATTAGAGAGAATTATTAATAAAAGAAAAATAAAAGCAATTGAACTCATAGGGTTATTTGTTGGCTTTGTGGGGTTGATTGTTTTGGTATATCAAGACCTGATTACAACAGAAAATGTAAATGTTTTATCTATTGTATTTATTCTTATTGGTGCCTTTAGCTTCTCTTTAGCCTTACTATTAATGTCAAGAATCCCTACAGATATTTCGTCATTACGTTTTACAAGAGCGATATTATTGAGTTCATCTATCATAATTTTACCTTTAACAGTATCAGATAACCATTTCTCTGCAATAGATTCAGACTTATGGTTAAAATTAATGCTTTTAGGTAGTTTTGCATCAGGTATTGTCTACTATATGTACCTTTCGTTAGTAAGAAGTTCTGGTTCTACATTTACAAGTCTAACAAATTATTTAGTACCTGCAATTGGAATAACATTAGGAGTAATTATCCAAGGAGATAATTTTTCTACTGGCCATTTTGTAGGCTTTGTGATAATAATTATTGGTCTAATATTGGTGAATGTTCCTAATTTAAAAAAAGATAGTGTTTAA
- a CDS encoding Crp/Fnr family transcriptional regulator: MPKHQEYIPFLKKILDKYSSVSTESIQKLLNVSEVVSFDKEIEILRVGEVSKYNYFLIKGAVISCYLNKEGKLYHKNIFLENSNVGSKVSALTQSPSNFSLETIEPSTLLKIHYKEYKEIIDQNLDLKNFYLSYLETHWVIDKEKREIDIVLKDASDRYLEYIDQNPGIEKRIPLRYIASFLGITPTQLSRIRKKVHK; this comes from the coding sequence ATGCCAAAGCATCAAGAATACATTCCTTTTCTTAAAAAAATACTTGATAAATATTCAAGTGTGTCTACAGAAAGTATTCAGAAATTATTAAATGTATCAGAAGTAGTTTCTTTTGATAAAGAGATTGAAATACTACGTGTTGGGGAGGTGTCTAAATACAATTATTTTCTTATTAAGGGAGCTGTTATTTCTTGTTATTTAAACAAAGAAGGCAAATTGTATCATAAAAATATCTTCTTAGAAAATTCTAATGTTGGTTCTAAAGTATCTGCGCTAACTCAAAGCCCTTCTAATTTTTCTTTGGAGACTATTGAACCTTCAACGCTTTTAAAAATACACTACAAAGAGTATAAAGAAATAATTGATCAAAATCTTGACCTAAAGAATTTCTACTTATCATATTTAGAAACACATTGGGTTATTGACAAAGAAAAGCGTGAAATTGATATCGTTTTAAAAGATGCCTCTGATAGATATTTAGAATATATAGATCAAAATCCAGGTATAGAAAAAAGAATCCCTTTAAGATACATCGCTTCTTTCTTAGGAATTACACCAACTCAATTAAGCAGAATAAGAAAAAAGGTTCATAAATAA
- a CDS encoding RidA family protein, whose amino-acid sequence MKITHNNPQKLYDPTPNGYCHSIKIPANAEYIYFSGQSGGEGLNHYLSKDFRTQVKVVLQNLKIILDEYDLQPESIIKITVLIVDHDEQKLKIWSEEMTSLWAKVFYPTSTLIPVPRLALDGMQIEVDAIAVK is encoded by the coding sequence ATGAAAATCACTCACAACAATCCACAAAAATTATATGATCCAACACCTAATGGCTACTGCCATTCAATAAAAATCCCTGCCAATGCAGAATATATTTATTTTTCTGGGCAAAGTGGCGGAGAAGGATTAAACCATTATTTATCTAAAGATTTTAGAACTCAAGTAAAAGTTGTACTCCAAAACCTTAAAATTATATTAGATGAATATGATTTACAACCGGAAAGTATTATAAAAATTACAGTTTTAATCGTAGATCATGATGAGCAAAAATTAAAAATATGGAGTGAAGAAATGACTTCCCTCTGGGCTAAGGTTTTCTATCCTACAAGTACGCTTATACCCGTTCCAAGATTAGCATTAGATGGTATGCAGATTGAAGTAGATGCAATAGCTGTAAAGTAA